From Medicago truncatula cultivar Jemalong A17 chromosome 7, MtrunA17r5.0-ANR, whole genome shotgun sequence, a single genomic window includes:
- the LOC11427615 gene encoding LRR receptor-like serine/threonine-protein kinase RPK2, translating into MGHHFLHLLLCLLFFTTHHANAFNPSIPNDALSLLTFKRFVSSDPSNLLSGWSHRSSLKFCNWHGVTCGGGDGRVTELNVTGLRGGELLSDIGNLSELRILSLSGNMFSGEIPVSLVNLRGLEILELQGNNFSGKLPFQMSYFESVFLVNLSGNAFSGEIPNGLVFSRNVEIVDLSNNQFSGSIPLNGSGSCDSLKHLKLSHNFLTGEIPHQIGKCRNLRTLLVDGNILDGEIPHEIGDAVELRVLDVSRNSLTGRIPNELGNCLKLSVLVLTDLYEDHGGSNDGSLLEDSRFRGEFNAFVGNIPYKVLLLSGLRVLWAPRANLGGRLPAAGWSDSCSLKVLNLAQNYVTGVVPESLGMCRNLTFLDLSSNNLVGHLPLQHLRVPCMTYFNVSRNNISGTLPGFMKERCRSSSTLAALEPAFLELEGLNDAYFNIRSWRSQENAFIGSGFEETVVVSHDFSSNSFVGPLPLFFVGDNLFTENENRNISYMLSLNNNKFNGTLPYRLVSNCNDLKTLSVNLSVNQLCGEISQALFLNCLKLMDFEASYNQIGGSIQPGIEELALLRRLDLTGNKLLRELPNQLGNLKNMKWMLLGGNNLTGEIPYQLGRLTSLVVLNVSHNSLIGTIPPSLSNATGLEILLLDHNNLSGEIPLLVCALSDLVQLDVSFNNLSGHIPPLQHMSDCDSYKGNQHLHPCPDPYFDSPASLLAPPVVKNSHRRRWKKVRTVVITVSASALVGLCALLGIVLVICCRKGKLTRHSSIRRREVVTFQVVPIELSYDSVVTTTGNFSIRYLIGTGGFGSTYKAELSPGFLVAIKRLSIGRFQGMQQFETEIRTLGRIRHKNLVTLIGYYVGKAEMLLIYNYLSGGNLEAFIHDRSGKNVQWPVIYKIAKDIAEALSYLHYSCVPRIVHRDIKPSNILLDEDLNAYLSDFGLARLLEVSETHATTDVAGTFGYVAPEYATTCRVSDKADVYSYGVVLLELISGRRSLDPSFSDYGNGFNIVPWAELLMTEGRCSELFSSALWEVGPKEKLLGLLKIALTCTEETLSIRPSMKHVLDKLKQLKS; encoded by the coding sequence ATGGgtcatcattttcttcatcttcttctatgTCTTCTCTTCTTCACAACCCATCACGCAAATGCCTTCAATCCTTCAATTCCCAACGACGCATTGTCTCTTCTCACCTTCAAACGCTTCGTCTCTTCCGACCCTTCAAATCTTCTATCCGGTTGGAGCCACCGTTCATCTTTGAAATTCTGCAACTGGCACGGTGTCACTTGCGGCGGTGGAGACGGTAGAGTGACTGAACTTAATGTTACCGGTCTTCGCGGCGGTGAATTGTTGTCTGACATTGGAAATTTGTCTGAGCTAAGAATTTTGTCTCTTTCCGGAAACATGTTTTCCGGCGAGATTCCGGTGAGTTTGGTGAATCTCCGGGGGCTTGAGATTCTTGAGCTTCAAGGAAACAACTTTTCAGGGAAATTGCCTTTTCAGATGAGTTATTTTGAATCAGTTTTTCTTGTTAATCTATCTGGTAATGCTTTTTCTGGTGAAATTCCAAATGGGTTGGTTTTTTCTAGGAATGTGGAAATTGTTGATTTGTCTAATAATCAATTTTCTGGTTCTATTCCTTTGAATGGTTCTGGTAGTTGTGATTCTTTGAAGCATTTGAAACTTTCACATAATTTTTTGACTGGTGAGATTCCACACCAGATTGGGAAATGTAGAAACTTGAGGACCCTTTTGGTGGATGGGAATATTTTGGATGGTGAAATCCCTCATGAGATTGGGGATGCTGTTGAACTTAGAGTTCTTGATGTTTCTAGAAATAGTCTCACTGGAAGGATCCCCAATGAGCTAGGTAATTGTTTGAAATTGTCTGTGCTTGTGCTTACTGATTTGTATGAGGATCACGGTGGTTCGAATGATGGAAGTTTGTTGGAGGATAGTAGGTTTAGAGGTGAATTTAATGCTTTTGTTGGGAATATTCCTTATAAAGTGTTGCTGCTTTCGGGTTTGCGGGTTTTGTGGGCGCCCCGAGCGAATCTCGGTGGACGGTTGCCTGCTGCTGGATGGTCAGATTCATGCTCTCTTAAAGTACTCAATTTGGCACAGAATTATGTTACTGGTGTTGTGCCTGAGAGTTTGGGGATGTGTAGGAATCTAACTTTCTTGGACTTGAGTTCTAACAATTTAGTGGGACATCTGCCTTTGCAGCATCTTCGGGTTCCTTGTATGACATATTTCAATGTAAGCAGGAATAATATATCTGGCACGCTTCCAGGGTTTATGAAAGAAAGGTGTCGATCGAGTAGCACCCTTGCTGCACTTGAACCTGCATTCCTAGAATTGGAAGGTTTGAATGATGCATACTTTAACATTCGTAGTTGGAGATCTCAAGAGAATGCTTTCATTGGTTCAGGTTTTGAAGAGACTGTTGTCGTTAGCCATGACTTCAGCTCGAACAGTTTTGTGGGGCCTTTACCATTGTTCTTTGTTGGAGATAATCTTTTTACTGAAAATGAAAATCGTAACATATCATACATGTTGTctctcaataataataaattcaatgGAACACTTCCATACCGACTAGTTTCAAACTGTAATGACCTCAAGACGTTGTCGGTTAACCTGAGTGTGAACCAACTATGCGGGGAGATTTCCCAAGCGTTGTTTCTGAACTGCCTGAAGTTGATGGATTTTGAAGCGTCATACAATCAAATTGGTGGATCAATTCAACCTGGTATAGAGGAGTTGGCATTGCTTCGGCGTCTTGATTTGACTGGAAACAAACTATTGAGAGAACTGCCTAATCAGTTGGGAAACCTAAAAAACATGAAATGGATGCTTCTGGGTGGAAATAATCTGACAGGCGAAATTCCTTACCAACTTGGTAGATTGACTTCCCTTGTTGTTTTGAATGTATCTCACAATTCGCTAATCGGAACAATTCCACCAAGTCTGTCAAATGCCACAGGTCTTGAAATTCTGTTGCTAGATCACAACAATCTTTCTGGGGAAATACCTTTATTGGTTTGTGCTCTTTCCGATCTTGTTCAACTAGATGTTTCATTCAATAATCTTTCCGGTCATATTCCTCCTCTTCAACACATGAGTGATTGTGATTCATATAAAGGGAATCAACACCTGCACCCTTGCCCTGATCCATACTTTGACTCGCCTGCATCTCTCCTAGCTCCTCCTGTCGTCAAGAATTCACATAGGCGTAGATGGAAGAAGGTAAGAACTGTGGTTATCACGGTGTCCGCGTCTGCTTTGGTGGGTCTATGCGCACTTTTGGGAATAGTGTTggtgatttgttgtagaaaggGTAAACTTACTCGGCATAGCAGCATTAGAAGGCGAGAAGTGGTGACCTTTCAAGTTGTTCCAATAGAATTGAGTTACGACAGTGTGGTCACAACTACCGGAAATTTCAGCATCCGGTATCTAATTGGCACAGGTGGCTTTGGATCAACTTACAAAGCAGAGCTATCACCAGGTTTTCTTGTTGCCATAAAGAGGCTTTCAATTGGTAGATTTCAAGGCATGCAACAGTTTGAAACCGAAATAAGGACGCTGGGGAGAATTCGACACAAGAATCTCGTGACTCTAATTGGCTATTACGTAGGAAAAGCTGAAATGCTGTTAATTTACAATTACCTCTCTGGTGGAAACCTTGAAGCTTTCATACATGATAGATCAGGGAAAAATGTGCAGTGGCCGGTTATTTACAAAATAGCAAAAGACATCGCTGAGGCCCTTTCTTACCTCCATTACTCTTGTGTTCCTCGCATAGTTCATCGAGATATCAAGCCTAGCAACATTTTACTCGACGAAGATCTTAATGCTTACCTGTCTGATTTTGGCTTGGCACGGCTGCTGGAGGTATCCGAGACTCATGCCACCACTGATGTGGCGGGCACATTTGGTTATGTTGCGCCTGAGTACGCCACCACTTGTAGGGTTTCTGATAAAGCCGATGTTTACAGTTACGGTGTAGTGCTGTTAGAATTGATATCAGGAAGAAGGTCGCTTGATCCGTCGTTTTCTGATTATGGTAATGGATTCAATATAGTACCATGGGCAGAGCTTCTAATGACCGAAGGTCGTTGTTCAGAGCTGTTTTCATCGGCTTTGTGGGAAGTAGGGCCCAAGGAGAAGTTACTAGGGCTTTTAAAGATTGCATTAACTTGCACAGAAGAGACTCTTTCTATTCGACCATCAATGAAGCATGTTCTCGACAAATTGAAACAGTTGAAAAGTTGA
- the LOC11427083 gene encoding UPF0496 protein At3g19330 codes for MNTMLECLSFNSLTPSPRNVPPPLPPHSQEQQSPTPSSSPNVSREFDLAIQGPSYNEIRTMIQIPLQPHNIQIQQHEVQELEDDEEEDEDSQHRNILTQVLQPDANSVRETLANSKPKSTLTRLVSSYFDHSETTSHLCLILFRTVNRAREMYNPVFDLISVLPADCSSLSQPQCDTAYDLFVEFNVHENPFIFPHFNTLRNSFSDLKHEIQLDRRKCQHRIRLFRGANVGCAVCVLATVSIAVVTAVIVATHASIGFTSMVPFCIPFQKRRKKKELARLKQLDAAESGTFVVNHVNTIDSLVDRLQTAVEGDKAYVRFALERGRDRHPIQEVIKQLRKTQPIFEQLLKDLEQHIYLCFYTVNKARGALLKEISHHQTVVS; via the exons ATGAACACAATGTTGGAATGTCTCTCTTTCAACTCACTTACTCCTTCACCACGCAACGTTCCACCTCCTCTTCCTCCACATTCACAAG AACAACAATCACCAACACCATCATCAAGCCCCAATGTCTCTCGCGAATTCGATCTCGCTATTCAAGGTCCTTCTTACAACGAAATCCGCACCATGATTCAAATCCCTCTTCAACCACACAACATCCAAATTCAGCAACATGAAGTCCAAGAacttgaagatgatgaagaagaagatgaagattcacaaCACCGTAACATCCTAACCCAAGTTCTACAACCCGACGCAAACAGCGTCCGTGAAACTCTCGCTAATTCAAAACCCAAAAGTACCCTCACACGTCTTGTTTCTTCTTACTTTGATCACAGTGAAACCACTTCACATCTTTGTCTAATTCTCTTTCGCACCGTTAATCGTGCTCGTGAAATGTATAACCCTGTCTTTGATCTCATATCTGTTCTTCCTGCAGACTGTTCTTCACTATCTCAACCGCAATGTGACACTGCTTATGATCTTTTCGTCGAATTTAACGTTCATGAAAATCCGTTTATTTTCCCTCATTTTAATACCCTGCGGAATAGTTTCTCCgatttgaaacatgaaattcaGCTCGATAGGCGTAAATGCCAGCATAGAATTCGTTTATTTCGTGGCGCCAATGTTGGTTGTGCCGTTTGTGTACTTGCAACTGTGTCCATAGCTGTTGTCACCGCGGTAATCGTTGCTACACATGCTTCGATTGGATTCACGTCAATGGTGCCGTTTTGTATTCCTTTtcagaagagaagaaagaaaaaggaattgGCTAGGTTGAAGCAGCTTGATGCTGCTGAGAGTGGAACTTTTGTTGTGAATCATGTTAACACTATTGATAGTCTTGTGGACCGGCTTCAAACTGCGGTGGAAGGCGATAAGGCTTATGTTCGGTTCGCGTTGGAGAGGGGAAGGGATAGACATCCTATACAGGAAGTGATCAAGCAACTGAGGAAGACGCAGCCGATTTTTGAACAGTTGCTTAAGGATCTTGAGCAGCATATATATTTATGCTTTTATACTGTTAACAAAGCTAGAGGTGCATTACTCAAAGAGATATCACATCATCAAACTGTAGTAAGTTAG
- the LOC11437528 gene encoding putative serine/threonine-protein kinase translates to MSKSLAAIIGGAAGAVALVGISIILIWFYLFRQTSVSRTSETGSSDPSQVGRHGGIELQMRDTRRFAMEELSHATKNFNDKNLIGEGKFGEVYKGLLQDGMLVAIKKRRGVTSQEFVDEVRYLSSIQHRNLVTLIGYCQENNLQFLIYEYVPNGSVSSHLYGASQQPREKLEFKHRLSIAQGAAKGLAHLHSLSPRLVHKNFKTSNVLVDENFISKVADAGLRNFLARVEIVGTSSQVATDEIFLAPEVREFRQFSEKSDAYSFGVFLLELLSGKEATESPHPNTNQNLVESVLSNQNNSTMNTIIDQRMECRFTAEGMESYILLLIRCLDPSSERRPAMSYVEMELDRIIEKEMNLTTMMGERTPTVTLGSQLFKSNK, encoded by the exons ATGTCAAAATCTCTTGCAGCAATAATAGGAGGAGCTGCAGGAGCCGTGGCATTGGTAGGGATATCGATAATACTTATATGGTTTTATTTGTTTCGCCAAACAAGTGTTTCTAGGACTTCAGAGACAGGGTCCTCTGATCCTTCACAAG TTGGTAGACATGGTGGAATTGAGTTGCAAATGCGAGATACTAGGCGTTTTGCGATGGAAGAACTTTCACATGCAACAAAGAATttcaatgacaaaaatttaattGGAGAAGGGAAATTTGGCGAGGTTTACAAAGGTTTACTTCAAGACGGAATGCTTGTAGCCATCAAGAAGCGTCGCGGAGTCACAAGTCAGGAATTTGTTGATGAG GTACGCTATCTTTCATCTATTCAACATCGGAATCTCGTAACTCTTATTGGATACTGCCAAGAAAACAATCTACAGTTTCTTATATACGAATATGTGCCTAATGGAAGCGTCTCAAGTCACTTGTATG GCGCTAGTCAACAACCGAGAGAGAAGCTAGAATTCAAACATAGACTCTCAATAGCTCAAGGTGCCGCTAAAG GTTTGGCTCATCTTCACTCTTTGAGTCCCCGTTTGGTGCATAAGAATTTCAAAACATCTAATGTTCTTGTCGATGAAAACTTCATTTCTAAGGTCGCAGATGCAGGACTTCGTAATTTCCTAGCCAGAGTTGAAATTGTAGGCACATCTTCTCAAGTTGCAACAGATGAGATATTCCTAGCACCTGA GGTGAGAGAGTTCAGACAATTTTCTGAGAAGAGCGATGCATATAGCTTTGGGGTATTTTTGCTGGAATTGTTGAGTGGGAAGGAAGCAACAGAATCACCCCATCCAAACACCAATCAGAATCTGGTCGAATCG GTGTTAAGTAATCAAAACAACAGCACTATGAATACAATCATTGATCAAAGAATGGAGTGTAGATTTACAGCTGAAGGCATGGAAAGTTACATCCTACTGTTAATAAGATGTTTGGATCCTTCAAGTGAAAGAAGACCTGCGATGAGCTACGTGGAAATGGAACTCGATCGAATCATCGAAAAAGAAATGAACTTGACAACAATGATGGGTGAAAGAACACCAACCGTGACTCTCGGAAGCCAAttattcaaatcaaataaataa